The DNA sequence AGCTAATAATGAAACTAACGTATTATCTTGCCCAAAGTGACCAGGGGCGTGACCAGGTGCGCCTTCAAACGAATTAAAAGACAAGGCTGGGCTTATTTTACTTTGAGTCGATAGGTAATTCGCCAAGCTCACTTCATAATTAAAGTTACGAGTTAAAAACAAAAAGCCATTATAAAACGTTAGCGGACCACCATTTCCTGTACTTTTGGCTTGGTCTATACAATCAGGCCAGGTTGATTTAGCAGGTAATATCAATGACTCCTGATTATCGAACATATCAATATGGCAGTCAGTTATCTCAAAGCAGGTACTTTGCGCGTTAAACCGTCGGATAACGTGCGCACTCATTATTGTGATCAAGTTAATAATGGGTTCGTGTTCCGAATAATCGCCAGATGACATCCCCAATATTTCTTGTCGTGCAATAAAATTAGCAAACTGAAATTCAAGTTCAGTCAACAATCCCTTTTCTTTGTTCGTCCTTAACCATGTCATTATGGAGACGTTGCGACTTCCCGTTTTACCTCCATCTATATTTACACTTTGCGCAAAGATTGAATTCGCTTGCTCCTTTATGGGCTCAAGCACAACCACTTTATTATCCATTAGTGCTCTCCAAGCTTGATTGTTGACCCAAGTTTAGTAACGCGTTATCTAAATAATCAATCGCTTCTTGATTAACCTTGTGACTGTAAACCCCATTAACAAAAGAACTTTCGCTATGATTTGTGTTACTATTTACCGTCTTATCATTAGTCATACCGCGCAAATACAAATAAACACCGCCGCCAACATGGCTTTGATAGTCATAGTCTTTTATTCGCACTTTTAAGAATCGATGTAATGCATAGGTGTAAATCAACATCTGTAAATAATAATTGTGATCGGTCATGGAATTTTGGATTTGCTCCAAGCCATAGTCGCTCAACTGATCACCCAAATAATTCGATTTATAATCCATTACGTAATATTGACCATTGATTCTACAGGTTAGGTCTACAAAGCCCTTAAGCCGACCTTTTAAACCATCGCCGGCTAGTAAAACGTTGTTGTAATTGAGGTGTTTAAACCCAGCCAAACGCAACGCGTTACTAACAATATCTGTTGTTAATTGCTCAAACGAAAAATAAAACTCCATTTCATCGAGTCGGTCACGGTTATTGAGTAAACGTAAACACCAATTTTGCTGGTCTAGAGATACAGGAGCGAACACAGGAGCGTCCAACGTCGACTGTAGCCAGTCACACAAAAGATCAATGTCTATTTCAGACAAACCAAATTTAGCAATGGCTTTTTCAACAATTTCAACTTGCTCTATCACCGGTAAGGTAAAATCTAAAAACTCATAAATAAAATGTAAACACGAGCCTGCGTTGGCCCCTTTTGGAAAACGAAAACGGTAAGCTTGTGCCTCCAACGTACCATCAAAGTGATGATTTTGACTTGTTACAACAGCTTCATCACTGACACCGGCTAACCACACTTCGCCTGTCGGTGGTGATGACTCTGCTTGATAAGAACTTTGCACATGGTCTTGTTCGCTGTTGTGCGCAATTGCAGAGAAACTCAATACTGACCAGCGTTTATCTATCCGCCCGTTAAACTCACCCACACTTAATGCGTCGTTGTTTTCGCTTACTTGGTATGGTGAGACTTTAGCGTCTTGATAAATCGACCATACATCTTGCTGAGTTAAAACTTGCCACTCCACCTCACTACACAACTCACTACAGGATTCTAATTGACCTACTTTTTCCACATAGGCGCTTAGAGCCGATATCCATTGCCCATCGGTTACTTTAGAAAGCCCCTTGCCTAGGACCATTAAACCAAACGCAGATTCGTGTACACTCGAGTCTTTGCTATTAGAACGCTCTAATGTAGTAAAGGTCGATAAGTTGAGTTGGTATTTCGCCCTTGTCATGGCAACGTACAATAACCTTGTGTCTTCATCTAAGCGCTCTTTTTCGGCTTTTTGGAGATCAATTTGACGCTTATCGGCACGATATACCAACTGGCATGCTTGTTCATCAAAAAACAGCGGGACTTTTTCTTTCGAAAACTCCGTCACAAACGGTAAGTAAACTATCGGATATTCCAAACCTTTAGAGCCGTGCATAGTGACAATTTGTACCAAGTTGCGATCTGACTCCAAGCGCAAACTCAAGGCGTCATTGCGTTCTATTTCTGTCACCGATTGACGGTACCAAACAAGAAGTTTTTCGTGACCAGGTAACTTAGCCGATTGCTCTTGGATCAATTGTTCTAAGTGGCGAAGGTCGGTAACTAGTCGCTCAAAGTCAAAGTCTGATTGTTGCCAAACTCGCAAAGTGCCTGCCCAATTAAGGATAGTTTGAATAGCACTGGTCACCTTACCCGCTTCCCAAAGTTCATGTGCTCTGTAAAAGGCGGCTAACACGCGGTGCCACTGGCGTTCATCATTTTGTACAGCAAGTTGATACTCTGGCAAATACGAAAAAAACAAGGTGCTTACCGCAGCCCTAACCCGTTTTTCATTGGATGGGCTATTAATCGCTTCTAACAACCTAAGCATGTCTCTGGCCAAAGCACTGTCAAACACAGAGTCTCTGCTAAGGTACACAGAATCCACGCCCAAATCTCTCAGCGCTTGCTTTATCAGCTTCGCTTGGTAACGACTGCGCACCAACACCGCTATATCCTTGCCTTCAATATTCCGGCCTGTACCTTGGGTAATGTCGCCTAGTTTAAGACTTGCCTGTTGGGACAGTTGTAATTGATTTTTTATATTGGCAGCGCAAAGTTTTGCTAAAGGTAATTTAGCTTCAGAAAAACTCAGCCCTTTGGCGTCTTCAATGACAGATTTATTCTCATCTAATTCACATACCGCAAGATGTTGTATTTTAAGCACAGGCAAAGGATCAGCACCTGTTTTGTTAGTTTGACGGTGGGTGTTAAACAATCGATTTGTATCGGGTTGACCTGCCCCTACTGCAACAAAAGGTATCGCGTCATGGCCAAATTGATATTCGCTGTTTAAATACATGTTGTTGATGGCGCGGATTAGCTGAGGATGTGAACGCCAGTTTTTGTCCAAAGTAAAGTGTTGGGTCTCATCCAAATCCGTTTTGGCCGTGATGTAGGTATTAATATCGGCGCCCCTAAACTTATAAATTGCTTGTTTGGGGTCGCCAATCATGATCATCGTCGGTCGATGACTATGAGGTACGTTTTCATTTGTTTGAAATTCATTTGATAGACATTCATTTTGATAAATCGATTTGAAGATTTCGTATTGAATTGGGTCAGTGTCTTGAAATTCATCGATAAACGCTAACGGATAACGACGTTGAATGGCCTCAATTAACGATTGATTATCTTCACTTTTGACGGCTTCTTGCAAACGCAATAACAAGTCATCTGGTGTTAGAGTTTGCTGTTCATTTTTGACCGCTTGCGCACCTTGTTCTATTTCGTGTTTGGCTAATACTAACCAGTAACCTTTAACTTCTGGACTTTCAAACCTTTTACAATAATCCACACAGGCATCAAATGCCGTTGATGTTGGATGCGATACCGCAGGCTTCTTTGCTAAATAATTGCTCTGATCAGCAAGGGAATCACTGGTATAGGCATCGATAACGTCAGCGGTGGGTAATACCTCGCCAAAAGGCCGTGATATGAATTCAGTTAACAAAGCCAGGTGTTTGTTTTGAGGGCTGCTTTTTTTCAATGCCGCACCAGCAACCACATCAACAATATCGCTGTCTTGCAATTGCTGCCAAAGCTTGAGTAACGACTCGTAATGAAATCGCTTTATCTTTTGATATTCATCGTCGCTTAGCGCCGGACTAATGGTAATAGGCTTATCGATTAGCTGTTGGAGCTCTGATTTAAGCTGCTCAGGGCTTTTCCACAATGAACTGACCTGGTAGTACTCAAAACCCTTTAATCCGCTCATGTAGCTTCTCCAGAAGTCTTGGAGCGCATGATTGAGATATGGTGCATTATCGAGGTCAAATGACTGCTCAAAACTCATTTGGGTTTCAAAAGCAAATTGATTGAGAACTCGCTGACAAAAACCATGGATAGTAAAAATTGACGCCTCATCAATCAACGTAATGTTTTGCTGAATTTTGTGATAAAGGGCCAATGCGGTGTCACGGTCTTTTTCGGACAAGTCTGTACTTGAATGTTCAACCGAATTTACCAATTGTTGTTGGTAGGCGAGTTCAATTATTTCTAAAACAGTGGGATCTACGTCTTTCACTTGCTTGCCTGTCGGCGTGTTCAGCCACTTTAATATTGCGCCCTGTGCTTCTTTTAAGCGTCCTCTTATTCGGCTTTTTAATTCTTCTGTCGCCGCCTCGGTAAAAGTTACTACTAAGATTTCGTCAACTGCCAGACTTTGACTAGATTGCTCACTTATCAAGCCTAATACCGCACGAAGATACAAAGTTGTAATCGTGTAGGTCTTACCTGTTCCGGCACTGGCCTCAATTAATGCATGTCGATCTAAAGGGAGGCTATGAGGTTTAAGTGTTTGCATTATGCACCTCCCTGCTCAGTGTTTTTATTGCTAGGTAAAAACAGGCTTTCATCATAAAAATGAGAATCGACAAACTCTTTCATCTCTTTGGTTTTAACCTTTTGTTTGTATTGCTCTAGGCCTATCAATAATGATTTAGACAAGCTTGAAAACGCCGGAGGTAATGATTTTTCGGTATTTTGTTGAACCATGCTGTTATCTGGACCGTTGTTTTCTCTTGCTGACGCAACCGATAAATTGGCCGCCAGTTGTTCTAAATACGCATCTAAGTGCATACCATGGCGAGGATTTAGGTCTTCCTCTAACTTTGAAAACACAGCGCGTTCGGCAGCCACTATTATTTCTTCTGGTTGACTGTCCAGGTGCTGATAAATCTGCTCTTCACTTAGCTCACTAAAGGCAATCTTAAACTGACTTAAGTACAATTGACCTAAGCTGCCAAACCAATTGTGACATTCGCCTTTAAAGTGACTTTGATAAAACGCGCTCAACCAAGGAACGAGTAACGCTTTGGCTTGAACCGAATCGATTCCGGCAAACGCAATCCATTCAGTGTGTTTCAACGAGCTTATGGTGGTGATACCAGGTTGCCCATCGGCACAGCGTATTAAATGCAATAACCAGGCTTGCACTTCATCGTCATAGCGCACCTTGTCACTGATCCGACGGACAATACACAAATTATCAATCAGTTGGTATCTGCCTTGCAGAACTAATGTTTGACTTTCGATTTCAAAACTCATTGAAATTTGTCGTTGCGATACACCACTTAGATTCAATCGGCGCTGTGCGATTTGATCGTGGGCTAACTCTAACCATTTTTCCTCTATATCGAGCAGCTTATCTGCAGTGGTTTGATAATCACTAAATAAACTATCTCCCCATAAACCAGATGGAAAATCGCCCGCCTGTAAATGCCTCAATTTCAAAGAACTGCGACTTTCAGCGTCTGATTCATTAACCAGTAACTCGGTGAATTGATATCGAGTTAAGCCATCGTGACTAAAAGGTTCTAAATCGTTAACTTGGTCTTCTGATAAGTCCAAGTTGACACCTAACTGTTGACGATAAAAATACTTCAAAGGGTTTTTAGCAAAACGGATCAAATCATCAAGTTCGACTCCTTTTTCTGCCGTGTCATTCATCATCAATGGTAATTCTGATGATTTGTCACTTTGAGCTTGAGAAGGCAATTTGAACTCATCACCTTTCGACTTTGATAATAAGCTAAACCACTGTTTGCTATAAGACTTTTTTAAATTCAATTTAACATTGTCGACAAAATACTGAGAGTTAAATGGTTGCAGCGGATGTTTGATCACAAGAAGATCCCCGGCAGATCCTTGTGAATTTTCTACGCTGGGATTGTCGACAATATAACTTTCGTTAATATAATCAATAAGTTCGCTAACCAATAGCGACGGAGTTTTGGGGTCATTGTTTTTATCAGACTGTCCGATATAACTGAGGTGCAATCGAGTTTGTGCGGTACAGAATGCTTCTAAAAATAAGTAACGCTCATCTAGCTTTCTTGAACGGTCACCCTTTCTTGGCGGGTTTTGATTAACTAAATCAAAACTCAGGGGTTCAACATGGCGCGGAAATTCACCGTCATTCAGACCCAAAATAGCGATCGTATCAAATGGCACCGAGCGCATTGGCATCAGAGTACAGAAGTTAACCCGACCTGCCATAAACCGCTGAGACACACCATTTGACGTCAGCGCCTGCCCTATTACCTGCTGTACAACGACCGCATTAACAGGCTCAGCGACGTCACCCGATTCGGTGTAACTCAATAATAAAGCATTGGCGTCTCTTAATTGCTGTGACACATAAGGTGATAACAAAGTATCGGATTGACTAGAAGTAAATAAACGCTCTACGACATCTTGAAGGTTTGCGTGCCAAGCGTCTAAATCTGCGCAATCACTGAAAGTATCTTTTAGCTCGATTAAATAACTTATATACGCGATGAACTTAGCCAAGGTGTTAGCGCTCAAGCCTTCTACGTCGTCATAGCTGACGATACCATTCCACAGAGAATGATTAGCTGCGCTATAACCCAGCATCATTCGTTCCAATCCGTATAACCAAGTATGTAAGTCATCTTCAGGCAACGCCCATTGGGATTTGTGCTGGCCGCTCACACCCCATTTAACGTTAGACTCTTGCACCCACTTTTTAATTATCTCTAATTCTGATAAGTCCAAGTCAAAAGCCGCCAAGATGGATGGAACTTCGAGCCAATCTAATATTTCTGATACTTTAAAACGCGTGATCGGCAGGCCGATGAGTGCTACGTAAGTGTTTAAAATTGGGTTTTCTTGAAGCCCAGAGCGGTCAGAAATGGCATAAGGTATGGTCAGTTCTGGATACTTATCATCACGTTCGAAAACAGCATCTATATATGGCGCATAATCATTAATGTCCGGTACCATGACCAATATGTCTTTTGGCTCTAGGGATTCATCCTGCTCAAACCAAGACAGCATTGAATCTTTTAGGACCTCTAGTTCCCTAATTGGATTATGACAGCTGTGAATTAGAATACTTTGGTCGTTAGGTAGGGGTCTTTTTCCATGATCTGAATTCAACGCCTCTACCGACAAAGGCTCTAACGATTGACGAAACTCAAGTTTAAAGATGTCGTTTTGGACTTGCTCCAATAAGGATGTAGTACGCCCTTCTATAAACAGATCGGTAAAATTTATATCCCGCCCTGAGAGTGCATCGAGGTAATCCCGTCCCAATTTTCCCCAACTTGCTAGTAATGGATTGCCAGACACAAAATAAGCATCGCTACCATTTTCCATCTGTTGAATGCGGAATTGTTGTATTCTTGCTTTGGTTTTTTCGCTAAGAATATCACCCCAATAGACTTGGCAAGGATTAAACCACAAAATTTGAACATCTATATGTGAAGACAAGGCTTCTAACACATCAGTTTGATGTTTTGGTAAGGTTGAAATACCAAATACGAAGAGTCGTGACGGTAACCCTTGTTTTTGCTCAAATGTCCACTCTTCAGACTGGAGCTTTTCAAGCAAAGCTTGGTGTAAGCTCTGTCGATTATGAATATTTAAACCTGCCGCCGACATTTTGGTTTTTAATGCTCGCCATAATATCGCTTGCCATTGCTGGTGGCCTATTTCATCGTCGCCTGGTAGATCATTAAACCCTTGTTCCCAATGTTCTAACCATTCAGGCCGATACATTAAATAGTTGTCGTAGGCATCGGCTATCTTTTCACTCAATTTAAACGCACGAAGCTCTGAAAACATTGACTTTATCGATGATTCATCGGCCTTATTGGTATCGCTTGTCGTTGCTAAATACTGTTGGATCGATTTAAATTCGTCAGCGTCCAAATGTTGCTTTATTTCTTTATGGATGTGCCAACGCAATCTGTCTTTGTTATATACAGAGGTTTCTGGAACGTCAGGGATAAATAATTTATACAAATTCCAGATAAACGTGCTTGGTAATGGAAATTCTAAATTGGCTGCAATACCGAGCTTTTCAGATAAGGTAACTTTCAGCCATTCCGACATACCTGGGCTGTGAACCAACACGGTTTCGGCTTTAAAAGGATCATCTGTGTTGGGTATTCGAAGGTTTTCAGTTAAAACAGTTGCGAGAACGTCCAAACGATTGGACTGAATAACATTTAAAGTATTGGATTCCATGAGTTCCTAAATTTTGTCAAATCCTCTGCTCCGAGAGGTGAAGGGAAAGCCCCCGACTTTGTCAATTTTTAATAATTAGTATTGGTGGCCCAAAAATTTGTCAATGAGATTTGCGATGTGTTGCATGGTTTCTTCATCCATGGAGTCGATGTCTTTATTGATTAGACTCAACATTTTATTCGCTTGGGCTTCATTGAGCGTTCTGTTTAGATAACAATATTCGATTTCGGCAAGAGACTTGTCGTATCTTGGAATTACTTGCCAACACAAAGTACCGACATAGAGCTTGTCGAAATAACATTGAGCCACTCGACAAAAGTCTTCGACATGATCTAACCCATCTGGGCCTAAAGAACCTGGTTCGACTCTAATCGTGACTTGAACTTTTTGTTCGTTTTGTGCTGCATCTGACATAGTGTTTCCCAAAGAACTCTACCGACATTACGCCCGCTTCACTAAATTCAGTCCGTGAAGCTTTTTTCTTACATATAGTTCACTTTAATAAGTAGTTTTGGAAATACAACTTTTTTATTTTGTTTATGTACCAAAACAAGACACTGCAATAACCAAAATCACGGGTTCATCCACAAACCAACATTTTGAAAACAATCAATACTATCCAATGCCATATGAATGAGAAGTCCAAAGCCTATAAGCCGTGTTTTGTTAAAGCCTAACATGACAAAATATACCGCTATCGCTGGTAAAGTATGTAACGGGTGAAAATTAATACTACATCGCAAAGGGTCATAAATGGGCGTCGCTAATAAATGATCGATATCGACCAGCATAGTCGCAATAAGTATTAAAAATGCGTTTATCCACTTTTGCGGATAAAACGTTCTTGCGAAGATAGCAGGTACGACAAAATGCAAAATAATATGAATGATAACAAAGCCCTCTAACAACTACGTCATTACTATATTTTGCCACCGATTTTACCGGCAAAATAGCTCTTTAGTCGGCAAATTAACATTCGAGGTAAACTTCATACTGTCAGCGGTTTGATTTATCGCTTTGAGGGCGGCATTATTCACCCACGATTCAATGGCTATGACTTCATCTTTCGGTGTTTTTTATGTCAAAGCCCTTTCCAACAAGGCAAAGTTACATTTTATGAAAGTTATTTCATTTAACATCAATGGTCTTCGCGCTCGTCTTCACCAACTTCAAGCGTTAATCGACAAGCACAACCCAGATATCATTGGTTTACAAGAAACCAAGGTTCACGACGAAGCGTTCCCAGAACAAGCGGTCAATGACATGGGCTACCAAGTACACTTTCATGGCCAAAAAGCCCATTATGGTGTTGCTATGCTTGTTCGAAACGACATAGCAACGAATATCACAAATGTTCAAAAAGGCTTTCCGACAGATAACGATGATCATCAAAAGCGCATGGTTATGGTCACCGTTGATTACGACGGCAAACCCGTAACAGTATTAAATGGGTATTTCCCACAAGGCGAAAACATTGATCACGAAATAAAATTCCCATACAAGCGGGCCTTTTATGCAGATTTGATGACATACCTTAATGAACATCGCACGCCAGAGGAAAATGTAATTGTGATGGGAGATATTAACATTTCTCCACAAGATTTAGACATCGGTATCGGTGAGCCAAATCGCAAGCGTTGGTTAAAGACAGGTAAGTGTTCGTTTCAACCAGAAGAACGCGAATGGTTGGGCAAACTAATGGACTGGGGCTTTAGCGATACCTTCAGAACTTTACACCCGACCAAAGGCGAGCAGTATTCGTGGTTTGATTATCGCTCTCGTGGTTTTGATGACAACCGAGGGCTGCGTATTGATGTAATTTTAGCAACCGAATCTCTTAACACAAAGGCGGTTGACGCAGGTATCGATTACGAATTACGCGGGATTGAAAAGCCGTCTGATCACGCGCCAATTTGGACCAGCTTCGAGCTTTAATTTATTAATGCAGATAGCTCGTCGCTTTAGCGGCGAGCTACAAATATAGTGTGAAGAAGCAGAGCCAAGTCCATGTAGGTTAACCGACTATTTGGTTTGGCTGGTAACGGCTCAATATTTTGTTTGATTTTAACCGGTTCTAGCCCTTCTGACTTGGCTTTTTGTTCAAGTTCTCGATACCAACTTTGCAAGCCGATTGGCAACCTCACTTTTGCTTGTTTGCCGAGCATGAAATATCCTTGAAACGGTAACGAAAGAACAAACAGAGCCATTGCTAATGACGAATGTAAATATTCCATTCCCAACATATCTATTTGTAGCCACAAAGTAGCAACCGCGATCGCCGGTGAAACCACAAAAGCTAAATCGGTTAGTTTTATGATCTTCGTTTGGTCAAACATTTGTAAATAAGGCTCTTTTTTAGGCCAAGTTTGACTAAATTTATAACCTAAAGTTATTGTTTTATACAAAATAGTCATCCACCAATAATCATAAAATGGTTATACTGTAAAGAATACATTCATCCTCATTTTTAGAAAACTTTGTCATGCTTTGTGTTGCTAAAACGCTTTGTCATGAAAAGTTAACCAAATTGCCTACGGCGTAAGGAAGCTATGAGTTCAGCTAATCAAGTTCTTGTTTTAAATTGCGGTAGTTCATCGTTTAAGTTTGCTCTTTTAAACAGTGAAACCGGTACAGAAACCCTATCAGGCCTAGCAGAGCGCCTTGGCTCTGACGACGCTTCTATTACCTTTAAACGCAACGGCAACAAAAACAGTTTATCACTGAATGACAAAAACCGACATCTTGACGCAATAAAAACACTGGTTTCTTATCTAGAAACAGAAGGATTGAGTAATGACATTGCCGCTGTAGGCCACCGGGTCGTTCACGGCGGAGAAAAGTTTACTGAAAGTGTGGTAATAGACAGCAGCACAATTAAGTCGATAGAGGATGTTTCTTCACTCGCCCCACTCCACAACCCTGCTAATTTGATCGGCATTGAAGCTGCTATGGTCGCATTTCCAGGAATTCCACAAGTGGCAGTGTTTGATACCGCATTCCATCAATCCATGCCTGCTAAGGCGTATTTATATGCAATTGACAAACAGTTGTATAAAGAAAAAGGCATACGCCGATACGGTTTTCACGGCACAAGTCACTTTTATGTGTCTCGACAAGCAGCAGAATCGCTGGCCAAACAAATATCAGAGACATCGGTAATTACTGTACACCTGGGTAATGGTTGCTCGGTATGTGCGATAGAAAACGGTCAAAGTGTGGATACTTCCATGGGCCTTACACCGATGGAAGGTTTGGTAATGGGGACGCGTAGTGGTGATTTAGACCCGGGTATAACCATCTATTTAATGAGAAAGTACGGTTACGATGCCGACAAGCTAGATCAACTGTTAAATAAACAAAGTGGCTTGTTGGGACTGAGTGGTTTATCTAATGACTGTCGTACCCTAGAACAAGCTTTAGAGTCGGAAGACGAGCAAACTCAACAATCAGCACAACTCGCTCTTGAAGTGTTTAGCTACCGTGTCGCTAAATACATTGCAAGCTACACCTGTGCACTGACGCACCTTGATGCGGTTGTGTTTACCGGCGGAATCGGAGAAAACTCAGACTACTTGCGAAGTCGAATTATAGCGCATTTAGGTGTGTTAGGACTGTCAGTAGATGAAGCTCGCAACACCGCCGCTCGATTTGGTCATTCTGGTCCAATTCATGGCAATGATTCACGCGCAGCAATTTGGGTTATTCCAACTAATGAAGAGCTCGTTATAGCTCAGGATGCTGCTCGACTGACATTTAACCACAGCCAAGACAATCAACAACAAGGAGCATAATTTATGGCACATCGAATCATGTTGGTTCCGGTTGGGTCTGGTGTTGGCCTTACATCCGTTACGCTTGGCTTGTTTCGCGCACTAGAACGCAAAGCCGTTAAAGTGAATTTTTTCAAGCCTATTTCACAGCCGTTAACCGGTGACAAAGGCCCCGAAAAAACCACTCAAATATTAAAAAACGTTGCACATATTAATCCACCAGAGCCGTTTTCTTTGCAGTATGCAGAAACCTTAATCGGCGATGGCAATGTAGATATACTGCTAGAAGAAATAGTAGAGCGATTCGAATCTACCATCAAAGACGATGAAGCAGTT is a window from the Psychrosphaera ytuae genome containing:
- the recB gene encoding exodeoxyribonuclease V subunit beta, translating into MQTLKPHSLPLDRHALIEASAGTGKTYTITTLYLRAVLGLISEQSSQSLAVDEILVVTFTEAATEELKSRIRGRLKEAQGAILKWLNTPTGKQVKDVDPTVLEIIELAYQQQLVNSVEHSSTDLSEKDRDTALALYHKIQQNITLIDEASIFTIHGFCQRVLNQFAFETQMSFEQSFDLDNAPYLNHALQDFWRSYMSGLKGFEYYQVSSLWKSPEQLKSELQQLIDKPITISPALSDDEYQKIKRFHYESLLKLWQQLQDSDIVDVVAGAALKKSSPQNKHLALLTEFISRPFGEVLPTADVIDAYTSDSLADQSNYLAKKPAVSHPTSTAFDACVDYCKRFESPEVKGYWLVLAKHEIEQGAQAVKNEQQTLTPDDLLLRLQEAVKSEDNQSLIEAIQRRYPLAFIDEFQDTDPIQYEIFKSIYQNECLSNEFQTNENVPHSHRPTMIMIGDPKQAIYKFRGADINTYITAKTDLDETQHFTLDKNWRSHPQLIRAINNMYLNSEYQFGHDAIPFVAVGAGQPDTNRLFNTHRQTNKTGADPLPVLKIQHLAVCELDENKSVIEDAKGLSFSEAKLPLAKLCAANIKNQLQLSQQASLKLGDITQGTGRNIEGKDIAVLVRSRYQAKLIKQALRDLGVDSVYLSRDSVFDSALARDMLRLLEAINSPSNEKRVRAAVSTLFFSYLPEYQLAVQNDERQWHRVLAAFYRAHELWEAGKVTSAIQTILNWAGTLRVWQQSDFDFERLVTDLRHLEQLIQEQSAKLPGHEKLLVWYRQSVTEIERNDALSLRLESDRNLVQIVTMHGSKGLEYPIVYLPFVTEFSKEKVPLFFDEQACQLVYRADKRQIDLQKAEKERLDEDTRLLYVAMTRAKYQLNLSTFTTLERSNSKDSSVHESAFGLMVLGKGLSKVTDGQWISALSAYVEKVGQLESCSELCSEVEWQVLTQQDVWSIYQDAKVSPYQVSENNDALSVGEFNGRIDKRWSVLSFSAIAHNSEQDHVQSSYQAESSPPTGEVWLAGVSDEAVVTSQNHHFDGTLEAQAYRFRFPKGANAGSCLHFIYEFLDFTLPVIEQVEIVEKAIAKFGLSEIDIDLLCDWLQSTLDAPVFAPVSLDQQNWCLRLLNNRDRLDEMEFYFSFEQLTTDIVSNALRLAGFKHLNYNNVLLAGDGLKGRLKGFVDLTCRINGQYYVMDYKSNYLGDQLSDYGLEQIQNSMTDHNYYLQMLIYTYALHRFLKVRIKDYDYQSHVGGGVYLYLRGMTNDKTVNSNTNHSESSFVNGVYSHKVNQEAIDYLDNALLNLGQQSSLESTNG
- the recC gene encoding exodeoxyribonuclease V subunit gamma, encoding MESNTLNVIQSNRLDVLATVLTENLRIPNTDDPFKAETVLVHSPGMSEWLKVTLSEKLGIAANLEFPLPSTFIWNLYKLFIPDVPETSVYNKDRLRWHIHKEIKQHLDADEFKSIQQYLATTSDTNKADESSIKSMFSELRAFKLSEKIADAYDNYLMYRPEWLEHWEQGFNDLPGDDEIGHQQWQAILWRALKTKMSAAGLNIHNRQSLHQALLEKLQSEEWTFEQKQGLPSRLFVFGISTLPKHQTDVLEALSSHIDVQILWFNPCQVYWGDILSEKTKARIQQFRIQQMENGSDAYFVSGNPLLASWGKLGRDYLDALSGRDINFTDLFIEGRTTSLLEQVQNDIFKLEFRQSLEPLSVEALNSDHGKRPLPNDQSILIHSCHNPIRELEVLKDSMLSWFEQDESLEPKDILVMVPDINDYAPYIDAVFERDDKYPELTIPYAISDRSGLQENPILNTYVALIGLPITRFKVSEILDWLEVPSILAAFDLDLSELEIIKKWVQESNVKWGVSGQHKSQWALPEDDLHTWLYGLERMMLGYSAANHSLWNGIVSYDDVEGLSANTLAKFIAYISYLIELKDTFSDCADLDAWHANLQDVVERLFTSSQSDTLLSPYVSQQLRDANALLLSYTESGDVAEPVNAVVVQQVIGQALTSNGVSQRFMAGRVNFCTLMPMRSVPFDTIAILGLNDGEFPRHVEPLSFDLVNQNPPRKGDRSRKLDERYLFLEAFCTAQTRLHLSYIGQSDKNNDPKTPSLLVSELIDYINESYIVDNPSVENSQGSAGDLLVIKHPLQPFNSQYFVDNVKLNLKKSYSKQWFSLLSKSKGDEFKLPSQAQSDKSSELPLMMNDTAEKGVELDDLIRFAKNPLKYFYRQQLGVNLDLSEDQVNDLEPFSHDGLTRYQFTELLVNESDAESRSSLKLRHLQAGDFPSGLWGDSLFSDYQTTADKLLDIEEKWLELAHDQIAQRRLNLSGVSQRQISMSFEIESQTLVLQGRYQLIDNLCIVRRISDKVRYDDEVQAWLLHLIRCADGQPGITTISSLKHTEWIAFAGIDSVQAKALLVPWLSAFYQSHFKGECHNWFGSLGQLYLSQFKIAFSELSEEQIYQHLDSQPEEIIVAAERAVFSKLEEDLNPRHGMHLDAYLEQLAANLSVASARENNGPDNSMVQQNTEKSLPPAFSSLSKSLLIGLEQYKQKVKTKEMKEFVDSHFYDESLFLPSNKNTEQGGA
- a CDS encoding DUF6122 family protein, whose amino-acid sequence is MLEGFVIIHIILHFVVPAIFARTFYPQKWINAFLILIATMLVDIDHLLATPIYDPLRCSINFHPLHTLPAIAVYFVMLGFNKTRLIGFGLLIHMALDSIDCFQNVGLWMNP
- the xthA gene encoding exodeoxyribonuclease III, which codes for MKVISFNINGLRARLHQLQALIDKHNPDIIGLQETKVHDEAFPEQAVNDMGYQVHFHGQKAHYGVAMLVRNDIATNITNVQKGFPTDNDDHQKRMVMVTVDYDGKPVTVLNGYFPQGENIDHEIKFPYKRAFYADLMTYLNEHRTPEENVIVMGDINISPQDLDIGIGEPNRKRWLKTGKCSFQPEEREWLGKLMDWGFSDTFRTLHPTKGEQYSWFDYRSRGFDDNRGLRIDVILATESLNTKAVDAGIDYELRGIEKPSDHAPIWTSFEL
- the yfbV gene encoding terminus macrodomain insulation protein YfbV, yielding MTILYKTITLGYKFSQTWPKKEPYLQMFDQTKIIKLTDLAFVVSPAIAVATLWLQIDMLGMEYLHSSLAMALFVLSLPFQGYFMLGKQAKVRLPIGLQSWYRELEQKAKSEGLEPVKIKQNIEPLPAKPNSRLTYMDLALLLHTIFVARR